One window from the genome of Micromonospora aurantiaca ATCC 27029 encodes:
- the dusB gene encoding tRNA dihydrouridine synthase DusB: MTAPTLPALTIGPHRVWPPVVLAPMAGITNVGFRRLCREQGGGIYVCEMITTRALVERNPKTLRMIAFGAEEKPRSLQLYGTDPEITAAAVRIVVERDLADHIDLNFGCPVPKVTRRGGGSALPWRRRLFARLVRAAVDAASPAGVPVTVKMRKGIDDDHLTYVEAGLAAQDAGVAAVALHGRTAAQRYSGTADWDAIATLKSALDVPVLGNGDIWEADDALRMVAHTGVDGVVIGRGCLGRPWLFADLEAAFNGSAERRLPSLGEVAVTMRRHAELLVEQFVAGARNPARGERDGCTDFRKHVAWYLKGFPIGSELRRSLAMIESLAQLDDLLGKLDPAVPFPVENLGQPRGRTNSPGKVFLPDGWLASRDDDTPPDGAELDDSGG, translated from the coding sequence GTGACTGCCCCGACCCTGCCCGCGTTGACCATCGGCCCGCACCGGGTGTGGCCGCCGGTGGTGCTCGCGCCGATGGCCGGGATCACCAACGTCGGCTTCCGCCGGCTCTGCCGTGAGCAGGGCGGCGGCATCTACGTCTGCGAGATGATCACCACCCGCGCGCTCGTCGAGCGGAACCCGAAGACGCTGCGCATGATCGCCTTCGGCGCCGAGGAGAAGCCCCGCAGCCTCCAGCTCTACGGCACCGACCCGGAGATCACCGCCGCCGCCGTGCGGATCGTGGTCGAGCGCGACCTGGCCGACCACATCGACCTGAACTTCGGCTGCCCGGTGCCCAAGGTGACCCGCCGGGGCGGCGGCTCGGCCCTGCCGTGGCGCCGCCGGCTGTTCGCCCGGCTGGTCAGGGCCGCGGTGGACGCCGCGTCACCCGCCGGGGTGCCGGTCACCGTCAAGATGCGCAAGGGCATCGACGACGACCACCTGACGTACGTCGAGGCGGGGCTGGCGGCCCAGGACGCGGGCGTCGCGGCGGTCGCCCTGCACGGGCGTACGGCCGCGCAGCGCTACTCCGGCACCGCCGACTGGGATGCGATCGCCACGCTCAAGTCGGCGCTCGACGTGCCGGTGCTCGGCAACGGCGACATCTGGGAGGCCGACGACGCGCTGCGGATGGTCGCGCACACCGGCGTCGACGGCGTGGTGATCGGGCGCGGCTGCCTGGGCCGGCCGTGGCTGTTCGCCGACCTGGAGGCCGCGTTCAACGGGAGCGCCGAGCGGCGGCTACCGAGCCTCGGCGAGGTGGCGGTGACCATGCGGCGGCACGCCGAGCTGCTGGTGGAGCAGTTCGTGGCGGGCGCGCGCAACCCGGCCCGTGGCGAGCGGGACGGCTGCACCGACTTCCGCAAGCACGTCGCCTGGTACCTGAAGGGCTTCCCGATCGGCAGCGAACTGCGCCGCTCGCTCGCCATGATCGAGAGCCTGGCGCAGCTCGACGACCTGCTCGGCAAGCTCGACCCGGCCGTACCGTTCCCGGTGGAGAACCTCGGCCAGCCGCGCGGCCGCACCAACTCCCCGGGCAAGGTCTTCCTGCCCGACGGCTGGCTGGCCAGCCGCGACGACGACACCCCGCCCGACGGCGCGGAGCTGGACGACTCCGGCGGCTGA
- a CDS encoding C39 family peptidase, with amino-acid sequence MATTLLRKTALTVAGIAATAGGIAGPAIAAQATPAERAAQVVTTDRKHGERELDVRYEAQPNFYFCGPAAARNALSVQGKNIDVDAMAKEMGTTEAGTNSINDITPVLNKETGKDVYKSTEIPVDKVGDKVEKLRADVVRTVDDGRAVVANIAGTATDTDGTTHSFEGGHYISVVGYRDGGKVVTIADSANPDQASYRIDVDELARWIASRGYSS; translated from the coding sequence ATGGCTACCACTCTGCTGCGCAAGACCGCTCTGACCGTCGCCGGTATCGCCGCCACCGCCGGTGGCATCGCCGGCCCCGCCATCGCCGCCCAGGCCACCCCGGCCGAGCGCGCCGCCCAGGTCGTCACCACCGACCGCAAGCACGGCGAGCGTGAGCTGGACGTGCGCTACGAGGCGCAGCCCAACTTCTACTTCTGTGGCCCGGCCGCGGCCCGTAACGCGCTGAGCGTGCAGGGCAAGAACATCGACGTGGACGCCATGGCCAAGGAGATGGGCACCACCGAGGCCGGCACCAACTCCATCAACGACATCACGCCGGTGCTCAACAAGGAGACCGGTAAGGACGTCTACAAGTCGACCGAGATCCCGGTGGACAAGGTCGGTGACAAGGTGGAGAAGCTTCGTGCCGACGTGGTGCGCACTGTGGACGACGGCCGGGCCGTGGTGGCGAACATCGCCGGCACCGCGACCGACACCGACGGCACCACCCACTCGTTCGAGGGTGGCCACTACATCAGCGTGGTCGGCTACCGCGACGGCGGCAAGGTCGTGACGATCGCCGACTCGGCGAACCCGGACCAGGCCTCCTACCGGATCGACGTGGACGAGCTCGCCCGCTGGATCGCCAGCCGCGGCTACAGCTCCTGA
- a CDS encoding beta-N-acetylhexosaminidase, with product MPTNPAAPETGPEPTDTRPTSPSIDVPAVPLPGVPAPAAELARDAAGRAAEALAGPAPVRLGDVVPAPEHVRPDPAGDFTLSADAVLRVSPAGRDVAEQLAGWLRPATGFPLPVADTGEDGPLTLTLSAAVPARPGEPDDARLGDEGYRLDVTTGGVRITAATPAGLFHGAQTLRQLLPAPIESPTAVAARWAVPGGTIVDRPRFPYRGAMLDVARHFFAVEDVLRVVDHLARYKLNHLHLHLTDDQGWRIAVDSWPRLAEVGGTTAVGGGPGGWYTRDDYRRIVAYAARRHVTVVPEIDLPGHTNAALVAYPELAPGKIAPPPYTGTEVGFSFVDPADERTYAFVADVVGEVAASTPGPWLHLGGDEAFKVPADSYRSFVERAQRLVAATGKTVVGWHQLAPAAHVDGRVLQWWGTNGDDPETADAVRRGARLILSPGNHAYLDMKYAPDTPIGHDWAGLIDVRRAYEWDPGSHVRGVPAEAVLGVEAPLWTESITTPAEVEFMLFPRLPAVAELGWSPRETHDWSRFRSRLAAHGPRWFTAGIAFHPSPEIPWPTTPAQIPTQPTPTPTPTPTSPTTP from the coding sequence GTGCCGACCAACCCCGCCGCCCCGGAGACCGGGCCGGAGCCGACCGACACCCGTCCCACCAGCCCTTCCATCGACGTACCGGCTGTGCCGCTGCCCGGTGTGCCGGCACCCGCGGCCGAGCTGGCCCGCGACGCCGCGGGCCGGGCCGCCGAGGCGCTCGCCGGACCGGCGCCGGTCCGGCTCGGCGACGTGGTGCCGGCGCCCGAGCACGTGCGCCCGGACCCGGCCGGCGACTTCACGCTGAGCGCGGACGCGGTGCTGCGGGTCAGCCCCGCCGGGCGGGACGTGGCCGAACAGCTCGCCGGCTGGCTGCGCCCGGCCACCGGCTTCCCGCTCCCGGTCGCCGACACCGGCGAGGACGGCCCGCTGACGCTCACGCTGTCCGCGGCGGTTCCCGCCCGGCCCGGCGAGCCGGACGACGCGCGGCTCGGAGACGAGGGCTACCGCCTCGACGTGACCACCGGCGGCGTCCGGATCACCGCCGCCACCCCGGCCGGGCTGTTCCACGGCGCGCAGACGCTGCGGCAGCTGCTACCCGCGCCGATCGAGAGCCCGACCGCCGTCGCCGCGCGCTGGGCGGTACCCGGCGGCACGATCGTCGACCGGCCGCGCTTCCCCTACCGGGGCGCGATGCTCGACGTCGCCCGCCACTTCTTCGCGGTCGAGGACGTGCTGCGGGTGGTCGACCACCTGGCCCGCTACAAGCTCAACCACCTGCACCTGCACCTCACCGACGACCAGGGCTGGCGGATCGCCGTCGACTCCTGGCCACGGCTCGCCGAGGTCGGCGGCACGACAGCGGTCGGCGGCGGCCCCGGCGGCTGGTACACACGTGACGACTACCGCCGCATCGTCGCGTACGCCGCCCGCCGCCACGTCACAGTGGTGCCCGAGATCGACCTGCCGGGCCACACCAACGCGGCGCTCGTCGCGTACCCCGAACTGGCGCCCGGCAAGATCGCGCCACCGCCGTACACCGGCACCGAGGTCGGCTTCAGCTTCGTCGACCCCGCCGACGAGCGGACGTACGCCTTCGTCGCGGACGTGGTCGGCGAGGTGGCCGCGTCGACGCCCGGGCCGTGGCTGCACCTCGGCGGCGACGAGGCGTTCAAGGTGCCGGCCGACAGCTACCGCTCCTTCGTGGAGCGGGCGCAGCGGCTGGTGGCCGCCACCGGCAAGACCGTCGTCGGCTGGCACCAGCTCGCCCCGGCCGCACACGTCGACGGGCGCGTCCTGCAGTGGTGGGGCACGAACGGTGACGACCCGGAGACCGCCGACGCGGTACGCCGTGGCGCCCGGCTGATCCTCTCCCCCGGCAACCACGCGTACCTGGACATGAAGTACGCCCCGGACACCCCGATCGGACACGACTGGGCCGGTCTGATCGACGTGCGCCGGGCGTACGAGTGGGATCCGGGCAGCCACGTGCGGGGCGTACCGGCCGAGGCGGTGCTGGGTGTGGAGGCGCCGCTGTGGACCGAGTCGATCACGACGCCGGCCGAGGTCGAGTTCATGCTCTTCCCGCGCCTGCCCGCCGTCGCCGAACTCGGCTGGTCACCGCGCGAGACGCACGACTGGTCCCGGTTCCGCAGCCGGCTGGCCGCACACGGCCCGCGCTGGTTCACAGCTGGCATCGCCTTCCACCCCTCCCCCGAGATCCCCTGGCCCACCACCCCAGCCCAGATCCCCACCCAGCCCACCCCCACCCCCACGCCCACGCCCACCTCCCCCACCACCCCCTGA